One Urocitellus parryii isolate mUroPar1 chromosome 9, mUroPar1.hap1, whole genome shotgun sequence DNA segment encodes these proteins:
- the LOC144256839 gene encoding olfactory receptor 2AE1-like: MWLRNQTSLADFILEGLFNDSPTHLFLFCLTMVVYLVALSGNTLTILLICVDRELHTPMYFLLSQLSLMDLMHVCTTIPKMATNYLSGSKSISFLGCATQHFLYLSLGGAECLLLALMSYDRYVAICHPLRYTVLMSRKVALMMALTSWLGASLNSLIHTVILMHFPFCGSRKMYHFYCEYPAVVKLVCGDVTVYETTVYICSIVLLLLPIILVSTSYGFILHSVIEMRSAGSKRNAFATCSSHFIVVSLWFGACIFSYMRPRSQRTPLQDKVGSVFYSIITPTLNPLIYTLRNKDVAKALRRVLRRGIITQ, from the coding sequence ATGTGGCTGAGGAATCAGACGTCTCTGGCAGACTTCATCCTTGAAGGGCTCTTCAATGACTCCCCGACccaccttttccttttctgcctgACCATGGTGGTCTACCTTGTTGCACTGAGTGGCAACACCCTCACCATCCTCCTCATCTGTGTGGATCGTGAGcttcacacccccatgtacttcctgCTCAGCCAGCTCTCCCTCATGGACCTGATGCACGTCTGCACAACCATCCCCAAGATGGCTACCAACTACCTGTCTGGCAGCAAGTCCATCTCCTTCCTGGGATGTGCCACCCAGCACTTCCTCTATTTGTCTCTGGGTGGCGCTGAGTGTCTTCTGCTAGCTCTCATGTCCTATGACAGGTATGTTGCCATCTGTCATCCTCTGCGTTACACTGTGCTCATGAGCAGGAAGGTGGCACTGATGATGGCCCTCACCTCATGGTTGGGGGCATCTCTGAACTCCCTAATTCACACAGTCATCTTGATGCACTTTCCCTTCTGTGGATCTCGGAAAATGTACCACTTCTACTGTGAGTATCCAGCTGTTGTGAAGTTGGTATGTGGTGATGTCACTGTCTATGAGACCACAGTGTATATCTGTAGCATcgtgcttctcctcctccccatcatCCTGGTTTCTACATCCTATGGCTTCATCCTGCACAGTGTCATTGAGATGCGTTCAGCTGGGAGTAAGAGAAATGCTTTTGCCACTTGTAGCTCCCACTTCATTGTGGTGTCTCTCTGGTTTGGTGCCTGCATCTTCTCATACATGAGGCCCAGGTCCCAGCGCACTCCACTGCAAGACAAAGTTGGTTCTGTGTTCTATAGCATCATTACTCCCACACTGAATCCTCTGATTTATACTCTCCGGAATAAGGATGTAGCTAAGGCTCTGAGGAGAGTGTTGAGGAGAGGTATTATCACCCAATGA
- the LOC144256842 gene encoding cytochrome P450 3A9-like: MDLIPNSSIETWVLLAIFLVLLYLYGTYSHGLFKTLGIPGPTPLPLFGTLLYYCKGFWQYDVQCHEKYGKMWGLYHGQQPVLVITDPEMIKTVLVKEHYSVFTNRPVVLPLGFVQKSLFAARDEEWKRLRVLLSPVFSSGKLKEMIPIINQYGDALVKYLSQEVKKGEPVTVKEILGSYSMDVIVSTSFGVNVNSLNNPQDPFVKKAKKALGSGDFHPIFLIIMIFPFLRPVFQALNVYRFSKSVLDFFKNAVMRMKQKRLENKEKHRIDFLQLMIDSQNSQDKEPYQGLSDLEIAAQSIIFILAGYETTSTTLSFIMYVLATRPDVQKKLQQEIDETLPNKAPVTYDVLFEMKYLDMVVNETLRLYPIIERIVRVCKKDVELNGVLIPKGTIVAIPTYSLHQNSTYWPEPEKFYPERFSKKNKDSINPYVFMPFGNGPRNCIGMRFALMSMKLALIRLLQNFSFHPCKETQIPLKLSKTPRLQPEKPIVLKVVSRDEPGK, translated from the exons ATATGGAACCTATTCTCATGGGCTATTTAAGACGCTGGGAATACCTGGGCCAACACCTCTGCCTTTATTTGGAACTCTTCTGTACTACTGCAAG GGTTTTTGGCAGTATGATGTCCAATGTCATGAAAAGTATGGGAAAATGTGGGG ATTGTATCATGGTCAACAGCCTGTGTTGGTTATTACGGATCCAGAGATGATCAAAACAGTGCTGGTGAAAGaacattattctgtttttacaAATCGGCCG GTAGTTTTGCCATTGGGATTTGTGCAAAAATCTCTCTTTGCAGCAAGGGATGAAGAGTGGAAGAGACTTCGAGTCTTGCTGTCGCCAGTGTTCTCCAGTGGGAAACTCAAGGAG ATGATCCCCATCATTAACCAATATGGAGACGCATTGGTGAAGTACCTGAGCCAGGAAGTGAAGAAAGGCGAGCCTGTCACTGTGAAAGA AATTTTGGGGAGCTACAGCATGGACGTGATTGTTAGCACATCTTTTGGAGTTAATGTCAATTCCCTCAACAATCCACAAGATCCATTTGTGAAAAAAGCCAAGAAGGCCCTTGGTTCAGGTGACTTCCAtccaatttttcttataatta TGATATTTCCATTCCTTAGACCAGTGTTTCAAGCATTAAATGTCTACAGGTTTTCAAAAAGtgttctggatttttttaaaaatgctgtaatGAGGATGAAACAAAAACgcctagaaaataaagaaaag CACCGCATTGATTTTCTCCAGTTAATGATTGATTCCCAGAATTCCCAAGACAAGGAGCCCTACCAAG GTCTATCTGATCTGGAGATTGCAGCCCAGTCTATTATCTTTATCTTGGCTGGCTATGAAACCACTAGCACCACTCTTTCATTTATTATGTATGTACTGGCCACCCGCCCTGATGTCCAGAAGAAGCTTCAGCAGGAGATTGATGAGACTTTGCCCAATAAG GCACCTGTTACATACGATGTACTATTTGAGATGAAGTATCTGGACATGGTGGTGAATGAAACTCTCAGATTATATCCAATTATTGAGAGAATTGTGAGAGTCTGTAAAAAAGATGTTGAACTCAATGGGGTGCTCATTCCCAAAGGAACAATCGTGGCTATACCAACATATAGTCTTCATCAAAACTCCACGTACTGGCCAGAACCTGAAAAGTTCTACCCTGAAAG GTTCAGTAAGAAGAACAAGGACAGCATCAATCCTTATGTATTCATGCCTTTTGGAAATGGACCCAGAAACTGCATTGGCATGAGGTTTGCTCTCATGAGCATGAAACTTGCTCTCATCAGATTACTGCAGAACTTCTCCTTCCATCCTTGCAAGGAAACACAG ATTCCTTTGAAATTAAGCAAGACACCACGTCTTCAACCAGAAAAACCCATTGTTCTAAAGGTTGTGTCAAGAGATGAGCCCGGAAAGTAG